Proteins from a single region of Antechinus flavipes isolate AdamAnt ecotype Samford, QLD, Australia chromosome 2, AdamAnt_v2, whole genome shotgun sequence:
- the SLC27A4 gene encoding long-chain fatty acid transport protein 4, protein MLSKVSLVGVAVISKLVLQLPWTQVGLSVFCFYLAFGGWRFIRIIWKTLGRDIFAGTVLLKVKRKVRKYLRERQTVPTIFASTMKRHPDKTALIFEGTDTHWTFRQLDAYSSAVGNLLQARGLVSGDVVALFMENRNEFVGLWLGMAKLGVEAALINTNLRRDALRHCLTTSQARILIFGSELSSAVCEIHSTLDPSLSLLCSGDWDPNSVPVGSEHLEPLLEKSPKNLPSRPDKGFTDKLFYIYTSGTTGMPKAAIVVHSRYYRMAALVYYGFRMRSSDIVYDCLPLYHSAGNIVGVGQCLLHGMTVVIRKKFSASRFWDDCIKYNCTIVQYIGELCRYLLNQPPREVETQHSVRMALGNGLRQSIWTEFINRFHVPQIAEFYGATECNCSVGNFDSQVGACGFNSRIISFVYPIRLVRVNEDTMELIRDNNGVCLPCGPGEPGQLVGRIVQHDPLRRFDGYINPGANNKKIAYDVFKKGDMAYLSGDVLVMDELGYLYFRDRTGDTFRWKGENVSTTEVEGTLSRLLNMVDVAVYGVEVPGVEGRAGMAAIADPKGGCDLAEFSKALEKELPLYARPIFLRFLPELHKTGTYKFQKTELRKEGFNPALVQDPLFYLDTRLCRYLPLDSEAYVRIQAGEEKL, encoded by the exons ATGCTGTCCAAGGTATCCCTAGTGGGGGTAGCTGTGATCTCCAAGCTGGTGCTGCAGCTGCCATGGACGCAAGTGGGCCTCTCTGTGTTTTGTTTCTACCTTGCCTTTGGGGGCTGGAGGTTCATCAGGATCATCTGGAAGACCCTTGGGCGTGATATCTT TGCTGGGACCGTCCTGTTGAAGGTAAAGCGCAAGGTGAGGAAATACCTCCGGGAGCGCCAGACAGTGCCCACAATCTTTGCTTCCACCATGAAGCGCCACCCAGACAAGACGGCCCTGATATTCGAGGGCACGGATACCCACTGGACTTTCCGCCAGCTGGACGCCTACTCCAGTGCAGTTGGCAACCTGTTGCAAGCACGGGGCCTTGTTTCTGGTGACGTGGTGGCCCTCTTCATGGAGAACCGAAATGAGTTTGTGGGGCTGTGGCTGGGCATGGCTAAGCTGGGGGTGGAGGCGGCCCTCATTAACACTAATCTGCGGCGGGATGCTCTGCGCCACTGCCTGACTACCTCTCAGGCCCGCATCCTCATCTTTGGCAGTGAGCTGTCTTCTG CTGTCTGTGAAATCCATAGCACTCTGGACCCCTCCTTGAGTCTCCTCTGCTCAGGAGACTGGGACCCTAACTCTGTGCCAGTAGGATCGGAACATCTGGAACCCCTCCTGGAGAAATCCCCCAAGAACTTGCCTAGTCGACCAGATAAAGGCTTCACTG ACAAGCTTTTCTACATCTATACCTCGGGCACCACGGGAATGCCTAAAGCCGCCATTGTGGTGCACAGCAG GTATTACCGGATGGCTGCCCTGGTCTACTACGGCTTCCGAATGCGTTCTAGTGACATTGTATATGATTGCCTCCCACTCTACCACTCAGCAG GGAACATTGTGGGGGTTGGACAGTGTCTGCTACACGGGATGACTGTGGTGATCCGAAAGAAATTCTCTGCCTCTCGATTCTGGGATGACTGCATCAAGTATAACTGTACG ATTGTCCAGTACATTGGAGAACTGTGTCGCTACCTTCTGAACCAACCTCCAAGAGAAGTGGAGACTCAGCACTCAGTGCGCATGGCCCTAGGCAATGGGCTCAGGCAGTCTATCTGGACTGAATTCATCAATCGTTTCCACGTCCCCCAAATTGCCGAGTTCTATGGGGCCACTGAATGCAACTGCAGTGTGGGCAACTTTGATAGCCAG GTTGGGGCCTGCGGTTTCAATAGCCGCATCATATCCTTCGTCTATCCCATCCGGCTTGTGAGAGTGAATGAGGACACTATGGAGTTGATCAGGGATAATAATGGCGTATGCCTTCCTTGTGGTCCAG GGGAGCCAGGACAGCTTGTTGGCCGAATCGTGCAGCATGACCCGCTTCGGCGCTTTGATGGATACATCAATCCGGGTGCCAACAATAAGAAGATTGCCTATGATGTCTTCAAGAAGGGAGACATGGCCTACCTCAGTG GTGATGTGCTGGTGATGGATGAATTAGGCTACCTGTATTTCCGGGACCGAACAGGTGACACATTCCggtggaagggagagaatgtATCCACTACAGAAGTGGAAGGGACCCTGAGCCGTCTCTTAAACATGGTTGATGTGGCTGTGTATGGTGTGGAGGTGCCAG GTGTTGAAGGCCGGGCAGGCATGGCAGCAATCGCAGACCCCAAAGGTGGCTGTGACCTGGCGGAATTTAGCAAAGCACTGGAGAAGGAACTCCCCCTCTATGCCCGCCCCATCTTCCTGCGCTTCCTGCCCGAGCTCCATAAAACAG gGACTTACAAATTCCAGAAGACAGAGTTACGGAAAGAGGGCTTCAACCCAGCTTTGGTGCAGGATCCCCTTTTCTACCTGGACACCCGGCTCTGCCGCTATCTTCCCCTGGACTCTGAGGCTTATGTCCGTATCCAGGCTGGTGAAGAGAAGCTGTGA